In Oscillatoria acuminata PCC 6304, a single window of DNA contains:
- a CDS encoding succinylglutamate desuccinylase/aspartoacylase family protein — MSGVIQIGNATIPPGEQRRLELPVARLPTQTMLGLPVTVINGTRPGPRLWLSAAIHGDEINGVEIIRQVLHQISPRQLCGSIIAVPIVNVFGFIEQSRYLPDRRDLNRSFPGSARGSLASRLAHLFMKEVVMRSTHGIDLHTASHHRINLPQIRANLGDRETYRCAQAFGAPLMIHATTRDGSLRQAATQLGIPVLLYESGEALRFDAEAIAFGTRGIMQVMAMLGMISAVAPSPFPPSLEVKKTQWVRSPSSGILHLEVGLGQSISKKQRLGIICDAFGDQRMKLYAPFDGVIIGHTQNPLVNQGDAILNLAAIEP; from the coding sequence ATGTCCGGAGTCATTCAAATCGGCAATGCCACCATCCCACCGGGAGAACAAAGGCGTTTAGAATTGCCGGTTGCCCGACTGCCGACGCAAACGATGCTGGGATTGCCCGTTACGGTTATCAATGGCACCCGCCCGGGGCCTCGACTCTGGTTAAGCGCAGCCATTCACGGCGATGAAATTAATGGGGTGGAAATTATTCGGCAAGTGCTGCATCAAATTTCCCCGCGTCAACTCTGTGGCAGCATCATCGCGGTGCCGATTGTGAATGTGTTCGGGTTTATCGAACAGTCGCGCTACTTGCCTGATCGCCGAGACTTAAACCGCTCTTTTCCCGGTTCAGCGCGGGGTTCCTTAGCTTCTCGATTAGCGCATCTGTTCATGAAAGAAGTGGTGATGCGATCGACTCATGGCATTGATTTACATACCGCTTCCCATCATCGAATTAATTTGCCTCAAATTCGGGCCAATCTGGGCGATCGCGAAACCTATCGCTGTGCTCAGGCATTTGGTGCACCCCTGATGATTCATGCCACGACTCGGGATGGTTCTTTGCGACAAGCGGCGACTCAGTTGGGAATTCCCGTTCTGCTTTATGAAAGTGGAGAAGCGCTCAGATTTGATGCGGAGGCGATCGCCTTCGGGACTCGGGGAATTATGCAAGTGATGGCAATGCTGGGAATGATTTCGGCTGTTGCACCCTCCCCATTCCCTCCTTCTTTAGAGGTCAAAAAAACCCAATGGGTGCGATCGCCCTCTAGTGGAATTCTGCACCTAGAAGTAGGACTCGGCCAATCTATCTCCAAAAAACAGCGCTTAGGGATTATCTGTGATGCCTTCGGAGACCAAAGGATGAAACTTTATGCCCCCTTTGATGGGGTGATCATCGGTCATACCCAAAACCCATTGGTCAACCAAGGCGATGCGATTTTGAACCTCGCTGCCATTGAACCCTAA
- a CDS encoding aminotransferase class I/II-fold pyridoxal phosphate-dependent enzyme, with amino-acid sequence MDRSQWLQEAETALFPLFCQIDAQVKQNLARVLGAYRRHRVGVHHFAGVTGYGHDDLGRQTLDQIFAEVMGAQAATVRVQFVSGTHAIACALFGVLRPGDEMLAVAGAPYDTLEEVIGLRGTGQGSLMEFGVSYRQLELTPTGEIDWVALQTAITNKTRLVSIQRSCGYSWRPSLSIADIEKIIHLVKAQNPETICFVDNCYGEFIEDREPPAVGADLIAGSLIKNPGGTIVEGGGYVAGRADLVEAATCRLTAPGIGSSGGATFDRNRLLFQGLFLAPQMVGEAMKGNHLTAYVFDRLGYPVNPAPTAPRRDVIQGIQLGSPEKLIAFCRAIQKYSPIGSYLDPVPAPMPGYESELVMAGGSFIDGSTSELSADGPLREPYVVFCQGGTHWTHVAIALEAAVAAVGPA; translated from the coding sequence ATGGATCGCTCTCAATGGCTGCAAGAAGCAGAAACTGCACTGTTCCCTCTGTTTTGTCAAATTGATGCTCAGGTCAAGCAAAACCTAGCGCGGGTCCTCGGGGCTTATCGCCGTCACCGCGTAGGGGTTCACCATTTTGCTGGGGTGACGGGATATGGTCATGATGACTTGGGACGCCAGACCCTGGATCAAATTTTTGCTGAGGTGATGGGTGCCCAAGCGGCAACTGTGCGGGTGCAGTTTGTTTCCGGGACTCATGCGATCGCTTGTGCCCTCTTTGGGGTACTCCGTCCCGGAGATGAAATGTTGGCCGTTGCCGGTGCTCCCTACGACACCTTAGAGGAAGTGATTGGGTTACGCGGCACGGGTCAAGGCTCCCTGATGGAATTTGGGGTGAGTTATCGTCAATTGGAATTAACCCCCACCGGGGAAATCGATTGGGTGGCACTCCAAACTGCTATCACGAACAAGACCCGTTTGGTGTCGATTCAGCGCTCTTGTGGCTACTCCTGGCGTCCCAGTCTGTCCATTGCGGATATTGAAAAAATTATTCATCTCGTCAAGGCACAAAATCCCGAGACGATCTGTTTTGTAGATAACTGCTATGGGGAATTTATTGAAGATCGTGAACCCCCGGCGGTGGGGGCGGATTTAATTGCCGGTTCCTTGATTAAAAATCCCGGGGGGACCATTGTTGAGGGTGGGGGCTATGTAGCAGGGCGTGCAGATTTGGTGGAAGCTGCCACCTGTCGGCTGACTGCGCCGGGAATTGGCAGTAGTGGAGGGGCGACGTTCGATCGCAATCGGCTGTTATTTCAGGGGCTATTTCTCGCGCCGCAAATGGTAGGGGAGGCGATGAAGGGAAATCATTTAACGGCTTATGTGTTTGATCGCCTGGGATATCCGGTCAACCCCGCCCCCACTGCACCGAGGCGGGATGTGATTCAGGGGATTCAGTTGGGTTCACCAGAAAAACTGATTGCGTTTTGCCGTGCGATTCAGAAGTATTCCCCGATTGGGTCCTATTTGGATCCGGTGCCTGCACCGATGCCTGGGTATGAGAGTGAGTTGGTGATGGCGGGAGGAAGTTTTATTGATGGCAGTACCTCGGAGTTGTCTGCCGATGGTCCATTGCGGGAGCCTTATGTGGTGTTTTGCCAGGGAGGAACCCATTGGACTCATGTGGCGATCGCCCTAGAAGCAGCAGTCGCAGCGGTAGGTCCGGCTTAA
- a CDS encoding acyl-CoA desaturase produces the protein MRPDWPVIIFMIAIHALALFAFLPSTFSWAAVGLAVLFHWVTGGLGVTLGFHRLVTHRSFTAPKWLEYFLVLCGTLSCQGSPIDWVGLHRAHHLHSDNSADPHDSNQGFWWSHMGWLFYHSPAEAEIPRLTKDIADDPFYQFCDKFLLPIQIALGISFYFLGEAISPGLGWSFVVWGIFVRLVVVFHCTWFVNSATHKFGYRTYDSEDRSTNCWWVALVTYGEGWHNNHHAYQYSARHGMQWWEIDFTWMTIQILQALGLAKNVKLVGK, from the coding sequence ATGCGGCCTGACTGGCCGGTGATCATCTTCATGATCGCAATTCATGCTCTCGCCCTCTTCGCATTCCTGCCGAGTACCTTTAGTTGGGCGGCAGTGGGGTTAGCGGTCTTATTCCACTGGGTAACGGGGGGTCTGGGAGTCACCCTGGGATTTCATCGGTTAGTCACTCACCGGAGTTTTACTGCACCCAAGTGGTTAGAGTATTTTCTGGTCCTGTGCGGGACCCTAAGCTGTCAAGGGAGTCCGATCGATTGGGTTGGACTGCATCGTGCACATCATCTCCACTCGGATAATTCCGCTGATCCCCATGACTCGAATCAAGGGTTCTGGTGGAGCCACATGGGTTGGTTGTTCTATCATTCTCCCGCCGAAGCCGAAATCCCTCGCTTAACAAAAGATATTGCCGACGATCCGTTTTATCAGTTTTGCGACAAGTTTTTACTTCCGATTCAAATTGCTTTAGGTATTAGTTTCTACTTTTTAGGAGAAGCCATTTCCCCGGGACTCGGCTGGTCCTTTGTGGTTTGGGGAATTTTTGTTCGCCTGGTGGTGGTGTTTCACTGCACCTGGTTTGTGAACAGCGCCACTCATAAGTTTGGCTATCGCACCTATGACAGTGAAGATCGATCCACGAACTGCTGGTGGGTTGCCTTAGTGACCTACGGCGAAGGTTGGCACAATAATCACCATGCGTATCAATATTCCGCTCGACATGGAATGCAGTGGTGGGAAATTGATTTTACTTGGATGACGATTCAAATTTTACAAGCCCTTGGCCTTGCGAAGAACGTCAAGTTAGTTGGGAAATAA
- a CDS encoding glutamate-5-semialdehyde dehydrogenase — protein sequence MTTDSTFPPNPDAMAVVESVYQASLIMAQTSSQQRTRALEEMAKSLKQASDDILEANTLDLEASREMAVPDLILEWLKLTPERIQTTVQILQRLAELSDPMRRVMNASYQVEGSQSYCQLMPLGVISLVYEALPDLGAIAAGLCIKTGNCLILKGGMYGAHTNAAIADALQRALLKVEMPESCLEMIPAEMGVSTRDLVRQDKYINLVIPYGRPSLVQQVIRQATVPVLKSGMGNCYLYWSPSGSMDLARWVIQDSHQSEPDPVNAIEKVLIHRNQKPSSLTMLFNSLQDKGFEVRVDDLLSEEFSELKKVEESEWSSAYLTKTVAFKVVDNLEAAIAWINQYSSGHADCIVTESYLESSQFGGGVNSASTYINASPRFYRYPKQGDAIFLGMSNQKGHRRGLIGLESLTTVKHIIQGKGQV from the coding sequence ATGACAACAGATTCTACTTTTCCCCCAAATCCTGATGCGATGGCTGTCGTGGAGAGCGTCTATCAAGCTTCTTTGATTATGGCGCAGACTTCAAGCCAACAACGAACCCGTGCTCTGGAGGAGATGGCGAAATCCCTCAAGCAAGCCTCGGATGATATTTTAGAAGCCAATACCCTTGATTTGGAAGCCTCCCGGGAAATGGCGGTGCCTGATTTGATTCTGGAATGGCTGAAGTTGACACCAGAACGAATCCAGACAACGGTGCAAATTCTGCAACGGTTGGCGGAGTTGTCCGATCCGATGCGCCGGGTGATGAATGCCTCCTACCAAGTAGAAGGGTCACAATCCTACTGCCAATTAATGCCGTTAGGGGTGATTAGTTTAGTTTATGAAGCGTTACCGGATTTAGGGGCGATCGCCGCTGGGTTGTGCATCAAAACCGGCAACTGTCTGATTCTCAAAGGCGGAATGTATGGCGCTCATACCAACGCGGCGATCGCAGATGCCTTGCAACGAGCGCTCTTGAAAGTGGAAATGCCTGAAAGCTGTTTGGAAATGATTCCGGCGGAAATGGGGGTTTCCACCCGAGATTTAGTCCGCCAAGATAAATATATCAATTTAGTCATCCCCTACGGTCGGCCTAGTCTAGTCCAGCAGGTGATTCGGCAAGCGACAGTCCCGGTGCTCAAATCGGGTATGGGAAACTGTTACCTGTATTGGTCCCCCAGTGGGAGTATGGATTTGGCGCGATGGGTGATTCAAGACTCCCATCAAAGTGAACCGGATCCGGTTAATGCCATTGAAAAAGTGCTAATTCATCGCAATCAAAAACCCTCGTCCTTAACTATGTTATTTAATAGCTTGCAGGATAAAGGGTTTGAAGTTCGAGTGGATGACCTTCTCAGCGAAGAGTTTTCTGAATTAAAAAAAGTAGAAGAATCAGAATGGTCCTCGGCCTATTTAACGAAAACCGTTGCCTTTAAAGTCGTGGATAATCTGGAAGCGGCGATCGCCTGGATCAATCAATACAGTAGCGGTCATGCCGATTGTATCGTCACCGAATCCTATCTGGAAAGTTCTCAATTTGGGGGAGGAGTCAACAGCGCCTCAACCTATATCAACGCTTCCCCTCGCTTTTACCGCTATCCCAAACAGGGAGATGCCATTTTTCTGGGAATGTCTAACCAAAAAGGCCATCGCCGAGGCTTAATTGGCCTAGAAAGCCTGACCACGGTCAAACATATCATTCAAGGCAAAGGACAAGTTTAA
- the ribH gene encoding 6,7-dimethyl-8-ribityllumazine synthase translates to MAVFEGTFTPTEGLRFAIVISRFNDLIVGKLLQGCEDALKRHGVDVDPQGTQVDYVWIPGSFEVPIVARQLALSGRYDAVICLGAVIRGQTPHFDYVAAEVSKGIAAAGYQTGVPVIFGIITADTMQQALERAGVKSNKGWDYGMNALEMASLMRRLNQVGPGEGSGSHGAALSKGDRSLPASTLNPSGSAQVFTNVEGA, encoded by the coding sequence ATGGCAGTTTTTGAGGGAACGTTTACCCCGACTGAGGGGTTGCGGTTTGCGATCGTGATTAGTCGCTTCAATGATTTGATTGTAGGCAAACTGTTACAGGGCTGTGAAGATGCTCTCAAGCGTCACGGTGTGGATGTAGACCCCCAGGGGACTCAGGTGGATTATGTATGGATTCCCGGGAGTTTTGAGGTGCCCATTGTGGCCCGTCAATTGGCTCTGTCTGGGCGCTATGATGCGGTGATTTGCTTAGGTGCAGTGATCCGAGGTCAAACCCCTCATTTTGATTATGTGGCAGCAGAGGTCTCGAAAGGGATTGCAGCGGCTGGATATCAAACGGGAGTGCCGGTGATTTTTGGCATTATTACGGCAGATACGATGCAGCAAGCCCTAGAACGGGCCGGGGTAAAAAGTAATAAGGGCTGGGATTATGGGATGAATGCCCTGGAAATGGCGAGTTTAATGCGGCGCTTAAATCAGGTGGGTCCCGGTGAGGGGAGTGGCTCTCATGGGGCTGCCCTAAGCAAGGGCGATCGCTCGTTACCGGCTTCTACATTAAACCCCTCTGGGTCTGCCCAGGTTTTTACCAATGTTGAAGGCGCATAA
- the psbZ gene encoding photosystem II reaction center protein PsbZ: MTIIFQLALAALVFLSFVMVVGVPVAYASPQNWDQSKPLLFIGSGVWFALVILVGVLNFLVV, encoded by the coding sequence ATGACAATTATTTTTCAACTGGCTCTTGCCGCTCTGGTTTTCTTGTCTTTTGTGATGGTCGTGGGCGTCCCTGTCGCTTATGCCTCTCCCCAAAACTGGGATCAATCTAAACCCCTGCTGTTCATTGGTTCGGGTGTTTGGTTTGCGCTGGTGATTTTGGTGGGAGTTTTAAACTTTTTGGTGGTATAA
- a CDS encoding CBS domain-containing protein: MDIILCHTTADFDTLGAAVGLTRLSPGSRIVLAGGCHPGVRQFLALHRDEYPLIERRSVNPDRIRSVTVVDTQQRDRLGKTAEWLDLPVPISVWDHHPHVQSDIPATETHIEALGATTTAIVEQLRLGLDPHPNGPILNVAEATVMALGIHVDTGSLTFDHTTPRDAIALAWLMQQGASLSVIAEYIEPGLSPRLQDLLTTALDTLHTERIQGHPISTVLLETPEYIAGLSSVAAQIMEITDTEALLLGNRYPIKGSDEHRLVVIGRSRISETNLQTLFTPWGGGGHPRASSVSLRLTDPVVTFQEILAEFKKQIPHQPVARELMSSPVRTIRPETTIHEAQRILLRYGHSGLSVVNEGGTLVGVICRRDLDIALHHGLGHAPVKGYMSSNVRTIAPDTPLPEIEDLMVTFDIGRLPVLSEGSLQGIVTRTDVLRQLHQDSAIGSQSNLTSGSPPYCPLPREVVSLLSSRLAPQLLTLLNRAAQLAEERGWHLYLVGGAVRDILWAIYHQEGSSGFKLLGKEESRKESEGDRTPLLLTDIDLVVDGFDSRADDAAGVELAEHLQKLYPTARLDIHGQFQTAALLWHKDPDLDSLWVDIATARTEFYPYPAANPEVEASSIRQDLYRRDFTLNALAVRLTGPNRRGEILDFFGGWLDLQAGQIRVLHANSFIEDPTRIYRAVRFAVRLGFEIEPQTQGYIRLAMESGVYLRSPELTRRVPALETRLKNELKYILQAPYWQRALQLLDSFDALRCIHPSLKLDRDLWQQLRLVDRWIRQIQGTVNGAESPLKSLPESWQIRLELLIAHLEPQWRGEVAQNLQLSSDSIERLEQLATAAIAVMPVRETSRPSEVVRLLSRYDLPMLMAIAVSSPKAVRRQIWQYIHHWMKVKPLLNGNDLKAIGYKPGPQFKTILDSLLAATLDGEIQSRADAEAYLAQYFPRNSMP; the protein is encoded by the coding sequence ATGGACATTATTTTATGTCATACCACGGCAGATTTTGATACCTTGGGGGCTGCGGTGGGACTGACTCGGTTATCCCCCGGAAGTCGGATTGTACTAGCGGGGGGTTGTCATCCGGGAGTGCGGCAATTTTTGGCCTTACATCGCGATGAGTACCCGTTGATTGAACGGCGATCGGTCAATCCCGATCGCATTCGTTCCGTGACGGTGGTGGATACCCAACAGCGAGATCGCCTGGGTAAAACCGCAGAATGGTTAGATTTGCCGGTCCCCATTTCAGTTTGGGATCATCACCCTCATGTTCAGAGCGATATTCCAGCAACAGAGACTCATATTGAAGCCCTAGGAGCCACGACAACGGCGATCGTGGAACAACTTCGCCTGGGATTGGACCCTCATCCCAACGGGCCAATTTTGAATGTGGCGGAAGCAACAGTTATGGCCCTGGGCATTCATGTGGACACGGGGTCCCTGACCTTTGACCATACGACCCCAAGGGATGCGATCGCCTTAGCTTGGTTAATGCAGCAAGGCGCTTCCCTATCGGTAATTGCCGAATATATCGAACCCGGATTATCTCCCCGACTCCAGGACCTGCTCACCACAGCATTAGATACCCTGCACACCGAAAGAATCCAGGGTCATCCTATTTCTACGGTGCTGCTGGAAACCCCCGAATACATTGCTGGATTATCAAGTGTGGCGGCGCAAATCATGGAGATTACCGACACGGAAGCCCTGCTGTTGGGAAATCGCTATCCGATTAAAGGATCCGATGAACATCGGCTGGTTGTGATTGGCCGATCGCGCATTTCCGAGACCAATCTCCAAACCTTATTCACCCCTTGGGGAGGTGGCGGACATCCCCGCGCCAGTTCGGTGAGTTTGCGCCTCACGGACCCAGTCGTTACCTTCCAGGAAATCCTCGCAGAATTTAAAAAACAAATTCCTCATCAACCTGTCGCCCGAGAATTGATGTCCTCCCCAGTCCGGACCATTAGACCCGAAACCACCATTCATGAAGCACAGCGCATTCTGTTGCGCTACGGACATTCGGGGTTATCCGTGGTGAATGAAGGAGGAACCCTGGTGGGGGTGATTTGTCGCCGGGACCTGGATATTGCCTTGCATCATGGATTGGGTCATGCGCCAGTCAAAGGCTACATGAGTAGTAATGTTAGAACGATCGCCCCGGATACGCCCTTACCAGAGATTGAGGACCTGATGGTGACCTTTGATATTGGGCGATTGCCGGTGTTGTCTGAGGGGTCATTACAAGGGATTGTCACCCGGACTGATGTGTTGCGACAACTGCACCAGGATAGTGCGATCGGTTCTCAAAGCAATTTAACCAGTGGCAGTCCGCCCTATTGTCCTTTACCTCGGGAAGTCGTCTCCCTCCTCAGCAGTCGCCTCGCGCCGCAATTGCTGACCCTCCTCAATCGGGCGGCCCAACTAGCGGAAGAACGGGGTTGGCATCTTTATCTCGTTGGTGGAGCCGTGCGGGACATCTTATGGGCAATTTATCACCAAGAGGGGAGTTCGGGGTTTAAATTATTAGGAAAAGAGGAGAGCCGGAAAGAATCCGAAGGCGATCGCACACCCCTGCTGCTGACGGATATTGATTTGGTTGTGGATGGGTTCGATTCCCGTGCCGATGATGCTGCCGGGGTCGAACTGGCGGAACATCTCCAAAAACTTTATCCCACCGCTCGTTTAGATATTCACGGCCAATTCCAAACCGCTGCCTTGTTGTGGCATAAAGACCCGGATTTAGATTCTCTGTGGGTTGATATTGCCACAGCGCGGACGGAATTTTATCCTTATCCGGCGGCAAATCCTGAAGTTGAAGCCTCCTCGATTCGGCAAGACCTTTACCGGAGAGATTTCACCTTGAATGCTTTGGCTGTGAGGCTCACCGGGCCCAATCGTCGGGGGGAAATTTTGGATTTCTTTGGGGGATGGTTGGATTTGCAGGCGGGACAGATTCGGGTGTTACACGCCAATAGCTTTATTGAGGACCCGACGCGGATTTATCGGGCGGTGCGGTTTGCGGTGCGGTTGGGATTTGAGATTGAACCTCAGACTCAAGGGTATATTCGTTTGGCGATGGAGAGTGGGGTATATTTGCGATCGCCGGAGTTAACTCGGCGCGTGCCCGCATTGGAAACCAGGCTGAAAAATGAACTGAAATATATTTTACAAGCCCCCTACTGGCAACGGGCTTTGCAGTTATTAGACTCCTTTGATGCATTACGCTGCATCCATCCCAGCTTAAAATTAGACCGGGATTTATGGCAGCAATTGCGATTAGTCGATCGCTGGATTCGTCAAATTCAGGGTACGGTGAATGGAGCAGAATCGCCGCTCAAGAGCCTTCCTGAATCGTGGCAGATTCGCTTAGAACTGCTGATTGCTCATTTAGAGCCGCAATGGAGGGGAGAGGTGGCCCAAAATTTGCAACTGAGTAGCGATAGTATTGAGCGCTTAGAACAGTTAGCAACGGCGGCGATCGCAGTCATGCCGGTGAGGGAGACTTCCCGACCCAGCGAGGTCGTCCGATTGTTAAGCCGTTATGACCTGCCAATGTTAATGGCGATCGCGGTGAGCAGTCCCAAAGCGGTACGGCGGCAAATTTGGCAATATATCCATCACTGGATGAAGGTCAAACCCTTACTCAACGGCAATGATCTCAAGGCGATCGGTTACAAACCCGGACCGCAGTTTAAAACCATTTTAGACAGCCTACTTGCGGCCACCCTCGACGGGGAAATCCAAAGCCGCGCTGATGCCGAGGCTTATCTGGCCCAATATTTTCCCCGGAACTCTATGCCGTAG
- a CDS encoding pentapeptide repeat-containing protein, with product MDANELLKRYAAGERDFRGAYLVRADLMFAELSLADLYDADLSCADLFEAKLSGIKLSGANLENAHLSRADLSNGKLFGAKLSYADLSRADLFRADLFRAELTDADLHRANLTRADLSGANLTRANLNEATLSQANLSDSNLSFASLNNTKLNGAKLNGANLSEARLFDSDLTGAKLEKADLRNAELFSAKLIEANLVEADLRNAKFSEANLSKAKLDGTNLSGSNLSRTNLSEASLTEANLTEANLSEATLRKANLSGVKLCDANLSRANLSEANLVGADLSSPKKEPIAERSLSLRNKKSVMLGRDPSVSLQIYSPFVSRRHASIDIEDNGQYIIRDHNSTNGVFVNDQQIDESMVLPDGARIRIGPFLLILNGDELELQDEQNRQPTSLSEADLSQADLRNANLAGANFYRANLKGANLYGANLTGSNLSHANLTGATMPDGSIHP from the coding sequence ATGGATGCTAATGAACTGCTGAAGCGGTATGCAGCAGGAGAAAGGGATTTTCGGGGTGCCTACTTAGTCCGTGCTGACCTGATGTTTGCTGAACTCAGTCTGGCGGATTTATACGATGCCGACCTCAGTTGTGCGGACCTGTTTGAGGCCAAACTCAGTGGCATCAAACTCAGTGGAGCCAATTTAGAAAATGCTCACCTGAGCCGTGCTGACTTAAGTAACGGTAAGCTCTTTGGAGCTAAATTAAGTTATGCCGACCTCAGTCGTGCCGATTTATTTCGGGCTGATTTATTTCGCGCTGAACTCACCGATGCGGACCTTCATCGCGCTAATCTCACTCGCGCTGACCTCAGTGGGGCCAACCTGACCCGGGCTAATTTGAATGAAGCGACCTTAAGTCAGGCTAACTTAAGTGACAGCAATCTGTCTTTTGCCAGCCTGAATAATACTAAGTTGAATGGGGCTAAATTGAATGGGGCCAATTTAAGTGAAGCGCGACTTTTTGATAGTGACCTCACCGGGGCCAAATTAGAAAAAGCTGACCTGAGAAATGCTGAACTATTCTCGGCCAAATTAATCGAAGCCAATTTAGTAGAAGCCGATTTACGCAACGCCAAATTTAGTGAAGCCAATTTGAGCAAAGCCAAGCTAGATGGGACCAACCTCTCTGGGAGTAATCTGAGTCGCACCAACCTCAGTGAAGCGAGTTTGACTGAAGCTAACTTAACTGAAGCTAACTTAAGTGAAGCGACCTTGCGAAAAGCGAACCTGAGCGGGGTCAAATTATGCGATGCTAATCTAAGTCGTGCCAACCTCAGTGAAGCGAATTTAGTCGGAGCGGATCTGTCGAGTCCCAAGAAAGAGCCGATCGCCGAGCGGTCCCTGTCCCTCAGAAACAAAAAGTCTGTCATGCTAGGTCGCGATCCCAGCGTCTCCTTACAGATTTATTCCCCCTTTGTCTCTCGTCGTCATGCTTCCATCGATATCGAAGACAACGGACAATATATCATTCGTGACCACAACAGCACGAATGGCGTGTTTGTCAATGACCAGCAGATCGATGAATCAATGGTTTTACCCGACGGGGCCAGAATTCGGATCGGACCCTTTCTTTTAATTCTCAACGGGGATGAACTGGAATTGCAGGATGAGCAAAATCGGCAACCGACCTCTTTGAGTGAAGCTGATTTAAGTCAGGCGGATTTGCGGAATGCTAACCTGGCAGGGGCGAACTTCTATCGGGCTAATCTCAAAGGTGCCAACTTGTATGGCGCGAACCTCACCGGCAGCAATCTGAGCCATGCCAACCTCACGGGCGCTACAATGCCAGATGGGTCAATCCATCCCTAG